The following are from one region of the Simiduia agarivorans SA1 = DSM 21679 genome:
- a CDS encoding EAL domain-containing protein has translation MTRTLTLSLGVIASLLLAAAAAYFTAAENRQLAEAKLQRDAAALARELSQLVLAVEHGVRGTRGAIIAAGERFDHTVFKRYIESRDIAREFPGIPGFAWIERVPPAQREDVLRRAAEEQPGFTLRQYMPNEQDLFLLRYVEPTLFVQSGLGLDLASEPGRRQALVHAQTTNKLVLSAPLQQSQHRLQSTPDYLAILSVEADAGHRGWVLAPIYMTPFLHQVMGDDASIHLVLTDADARFSLGQAAPTRAWLYLNASPLGSQKDLNLYGRQWQLSVSPGPKFLSTLAIHDPRLIFLAVLATGLLITAVKALLETQRQQRVLLEQNQQEQLGLLIDAAPCGMMLLNASYQFIAVNKKLCEQTGYQRNELVDASFALIMGESPDGQNLQFSNADMRDNPGIDMMVRRKDGHIFPAALGLSTIRINDQNHIIATLDDVTERRKIERQIADSEATFRKLANAMPQHVWITQPDGELGYANERCLDFFKLSFDQLREQWFDQIHPDDQNHAIEQWLHATNSGEDYSCQFRLKPANGDYIWFISRAIPVEDELGNVVAWYGTNTDVSESMAAQQAVEQQAKNTQAIIDGVMDAIITINEQGLISQFNTAAEALFGYSEKEVLGKNVNLLVPDPHHHQHDQYIQNYLNGGEAKIIGKGGVVDGKKRDESLFKMELRIAEIWHQNQRQFIGMVRDITERHNNDKLLKAQDHILGMIATNTELPITLDALVRDIEELAPDLIASVLLLDSSGRRLLHGAAPSLPSEINAAINGLAIGPKVGACGTAVYYQKQIICSDIRTDPHWEDFRELALKHNLLACWSTPIISMNEVLGSFALYFRTPRTPTETHQRIINMAQHVATLAITHDRRETRIKQLAFYDSLTRLPNRALGMDRLSRAISDAQRRSESLAVMFIDLDGFKTINDSLGHHVGDRLLKLAAARLDKCVRENDTVARLGGDEFIVILHGPKDSLADVVAQKVLEAMTRKFQIDEHALHVSCSIGVALYPRDGADAQSLLRNADAAMYRAKELGRNNAQYYTEELNRAAMERITLESEIRAALERQEFYLHYQPRVNNRTGKIIGLEALVRWQHPSRGTLGPNVFIPVAEQSGLITALGEWVLNHACTQVNLWLNQLSTPLSISVNLSPRQFRDPALTEKVAHILAQSALPPELLELEITESMVMDDAHDTTVQLHQLKSLGITLAIDDFGTGYSNLSRLKHLPVDVLKIDKSFVDGIPDDTDDTAIATTIIAMGHHLNLKIVAEGVETFQQQKFLSENQCDEMQGYLFGKPVSTKDIEHILGLAPRQTRQQ, from the coding sequence ATGACCCGAACCCTCACCCTCTCTCTGGGCGTGATTGCCAGTCTGCTGCTGGCCGCAGCAGCGGCCTACTTTACCGCGGCAGAAAACCGGCAGTTGGCCGAAGCCAAACTGCAGCGCGACGCTGCAGCGCTCGCGCGCGAGTTATCGCAGCTGGTGCTGGCGGTAGAACACGGCGTCAGAGGCACCAGAGGTGCTATCATCGCTGCCGGCGAGCGCTTCGACCACACAGTATTCAAGCGCTACATCGAATCCCGCGACATTGCCCGGGAATTTCCGGGCATCCCGGGTTTCGCCTGGATTGAGCGGGTGCCACCGGCGCAACGCGAGGACGTGCTCCGGCGCGCAGCCGAAGAACAACCGGGTTTTACCCTGCGCCAATACATGCCCAACGAGCAGGACCTGTTTCTGCTGCGCTACGTAGAACCGACCCTGTTCGTCCAGTCCGGCCTTGGCCTGGATCTGGCGTCCGAGCCGGGTCGTCGTCAGGCGCTTGTTCATGCACAGACAACCAATAAACTGGTGCTGTCGGCGCCACTGCAACAATCCCAACACCGGCTGCAAAGCACACCGGATTATCTGGCCATTCTGTCGGTGGAGGCTGATGCCGGCCATCGGGGCTGGGTGTTGGCACCCATTTATATGACGCCCTTCCTGCACCAGGTGATGGGCGACGACGCCTCCATCCATCTAGTTCTGACTGACGCCGACGCCAGATTCAGCCTGGGACAGGCTGCCCCAACACGGGCCTGGCTTTATCTCAACGCCTCACCCTTAGGTTCGCAAAAAGACCTGAATTTGTATGGCCGGCAATGGCAGCTGAGCGTGAGCCCCGGGCCGAAATTTTTGTCTACGCTGGCAATCCACGATCCGCGCCTGATCTTTCTGGCCGTGCTGGCCACCGGCCTGTTGATCACCGCCGTGAAGGCACTGCTCGAAACTCAAAGGCAACAGCGTGTGTTGCTGGAACAAAACCAACAGGAGCAATTGGGCCTGCTCATTGATGCAGCACCCTGCGGCATGATGCTGCTGAATGCCAGCTACCAGTTCATTGCGGTCAATAAAAAGCTGTGTGAACAAACGGGATATCAGCGCAATGAATTAGTCGACGCCAGTTTTGCCCTGATCATGGGCGAATCACCGGATGGCCAGAACCTGCAATTCAGCAATGCGGACATGCGCGACAACCCCGGTATAGACATGATGGTGCGCAGAAAAGACGGCCACATATTTCCCGCCGCGCTGGGCCTTTCCACTATCCGGATTAACGATCAAAACCACATCATTGCTACCCTTGATGATGTCACTGAACGACGCAAAATCGAACGGCAAATTGCCGACAGCGAAGCGACCTTCAGAAAGCTCGCCAACGCCATGCCGCAACATGTGTGGATCACCCAACCGGATGGCGAATTGGGCTATGCCAATGAACGCTGCCTCGATTTTTTTAAGCTCAGTTTCGATCAGCTGCGCGAACAATGGTTTGATCAAATTCATCCGGACGACCAGAACCATGCCATTGAACAATGGCTGCACGCCACCAACAGCGGCGAGGATTACAGCTGCCAGTTCCGGCTAAAACCGGCCAACGGCGACTACATCTGGTTTATTTCCCGCGCGATTCCGGTTGAGGATGAGCTTGGTAATGTCGTTGCCTGGTATGGCACCAATACCGACGTGTCAGAATCCATGGCGGCCCAGCAAGCCGTTGAGCAGCAGGCCAAAAATACCCAAGCGATTATCGATGGCGTAATGGACGCCATCATTACCATCAATGAACAAGGCTTAATCAGCCAGTTTAACACCGCCGCTGAGGCGCTGTTTGGCTATAGCGAAAAAGAAGTTCTTGGTAAAAATGTTAACCTGCTGGTACCGGATCCACACCATCATCAGCACGACCAATACATTCAGAATTACCTGAATGGCGGCGAAGCAAAAATCATCGGCAAAGGCGGCGTCGTCGACGGCAAAAAGAGGGACGAAAGCCTGTTTAAAATGGAACTGCGTATTGCCGAAATCTGGCATCAGAACCAACGCCAGTTCATCGGCATGGTGCGCGATATCACCGAGCGCCACAATAACGACAAATTACTCAAGGCTCAGGACCACATTCTGGGCATGATTGCCACAAACACGGAACTGCCCATCACGCTCGACGCCCTGGTCCGGGACATAGAAGAGTTAGCGCCGGATCTGATTGCGTCGGTTCTGCTGCTCGACAGTAGCGGCAGGCGTTTACTGCATGGCGCCGCCCCCTCACTCCCGAGCGAAATCAATGCCGCCATTAACGGGCTGGCGATTGGTCCGAAGGTCGGCGCCTGCGGTACCGCCGTGTATTATCAGAAACAGATTATTTGCTCGGATATCCGCACCGATCCCCACTGGGAGGATTTCCGCGAACTGGCGCTTAAGCATAATCTGCTCGCCTGTTGGTCGACCCCCATTATTTCCATGAACGAAGTACTTGGCAGTTTTGCACTCTACTTCCGGACACCAAGGACACCAACGGAGACTCATCAACGCATCATTAACATGGCGCAACACGTTGCAACACTGGCCATCACCCACGACCGGCGCGAGACCCGTATCAAACAACTGGCGTTTTATGACTCTCTCACCCGTCTGCCCAATCGCGCACTGGGCATGGACCGACTAAGCCGCGCCATCAGTGACGCCCAGCGACGCAGCGAATCCCTGGCGGTAATGTTCATTGATCTGGACGGCTTCAAAACCATTAATGACAGCCTGGGTCATCACGTGGGCGACCGGTTGTTGAAACTAGCGGCTGCCAGATTGGATAAATGCGTGCGCGAAAACGACACCGTGGCCCGCCTCGGTGGCGATGAATTCATCGTGATTTTGCACGGTCCGAAAGACAGCCTGGCGGATGTGGTGGCACAAAAAGTCCTGGAAGCCATGACCCGAAAATTTCAGATCGATGAACACGCATTGCACGTGAGCTGCTCCATTGGCGTTGCGCTCTATCCGCGCGACGGCGCCGATGCGCAAAGCCTGTTGCGCAACGCCGACGCCGCTATGTACCGGGCCAAAGAGCTGGGCCGCAACAATGCGCAATACTATACCGAAGAGCTGAACCGGGCAGCCATGGAACGGATTACCCTGGAAAGCGAAATCCGTGCGGCGCTGGAACGGCAGGAGTTTTATCTGCACTACCAACCGCGGGTCAATAACCGCACCGGAAAAATTATCGGTCTGGAAGCCCTGGTACGCTGGCAGCATCCGTCGCGTGGCACGTTGGGACCCAATGTGTTTATCCCGGTGGCAGAACAATCCGGGCTGATCACCGCATTGGGTGAATGGGTACTCAATCACGCTTGCACCCAAGTCAATTTGTGGCTGAATCAGCTCAGCACGCCCTTGTCTATTTCGGTGAATCTGTCTCCCCGGCAGTTCCGCGATCCAGCATTGACCGAAAAAGTCGCCCACATTCTGGCCCAGTCGGCACTGCCACCCGAGCTGCTTGAATTGGAAATCACCGAATCGATGGTCATGGATGACGCCCACGACACCACCGTTCAACTGCACCAACTGAAAAGTCTCGGTATCACCCTGGCCATTGATGACTTTGGCACCGGCTACTCCAACCTCTCGCGTTTGAAGCATTTACCGGTCGACGTACTCAAGATCGACAAGAGCTTTGTGGATGGCATCCCCGACGACACGGACGATACCGCCATTGCCACCACCATCATCGCCATGGGTCATCACCTGAACCTGAAAATCGTGGCGGAAGGTGTGGAAACATTCCAGCAACAGAAGTTCCTCAGTGAAAACCAATGTGATGAGATGCAGGGTTACCTGTTTGGTAAGCCGGTCAGCACCAAGGACATCGAGCACATATTGGGGCTGGCACCCCGTCAAACCCGGCAGCAGTGA
- a CDS encoding YSC84-related protein: protein MRFSLILGFVVGVLAFTAQADDYQETIKTFRSSDVGKSFFSSAYGYAVFPTIGKGGIGVGAAHGRGQVYRGGVVTGTTTMTQLSVGFQLGGQAYSQIVFFEDKRAYEDFTSGNFEFAAGASAIAITASAQASTSTTGTNASTGTHSTTTKQLGASYTKGLAVLTVAKGGLMYEASLAGQKYTFTPK, encoded by the coding sequence ATGAGATTTTCATTGATATTGGGATTTGTCGTCGGCGTATTGGCATTCACAGCGCAGGCCGATGATTATCAGGAAACCATCAAAACATTCAGAAGCTCGGATGTGGGTAAGTCTTTTTTCAGTTCCGCCTATGGCTACGCGGTATTTCCCACCATTGGCAAAGGGGGGATTGGCGTCGGTGCGGCACATGGTCGTGGCCAGGTTTACCGGGGTGGAGTGGTGACGGGAACCACCACCATGACGCAGTTATCCGTGGGTTTTCAATTGGGTGGCCAGGCTTACAGCCAAATCGTATTTTTTGAAGACAAGCGCGCCTACGAGGACTTTACCTCCGGCAATTTTGAGTTTGCCGCAGGTGCCAGTGCAATCGCCATTACTGCCAGCGCACAGGCTTCTACCAGTACCACCGGTACCAATGCCAGTACCGGCACTCACAGTACGACCACCAAGCAATTAGGTGCCAGCTACACCAAGGGCCTGGCGGTGTTGACTGTGGCCAAAGGCGGGCTGATGTACGAGGCATCGCTGGCCGGGCAAAAATATACCTTTACGCCGAAGTAA
- a CDS encoding hybrid sensor histidine kinase/response regulator, with protein sequence MATRNTLDGELLQLLANQSGISIYPMSLALGAVAYFASDNLPTWVWISWLLVSLGALQFRSYLVRILPDLVRYSERRRLQWVMACTCINGIVHALPLVLIDTFSSLERAIVTMLLIGASAISVTTTAGYRPIALSYSVPALGTAAMTWLVCAWIHPDSRAPAITIAGMLMLYFPMLLYVSGNSFRVFARSFRERVAQTAVNTQLQLILEQAETASSAKTRFLASASHDLRQPIHALTLFCAALARKKLDSDAAEIVQHMDAALSGLASQLDSLLDISKLDAGVVDINRQTFNLLDMAERLQVEFSPAAEQKGLSIWLDCYLDVYVDTDPGLFERILRNLLSNAIKYTEQGRILISINAEDDQATVSIVDTGRGIPRNEQRRVFEEFYQLENPERDRRKGLGLGLAIVKRLVKLLDLRFSLYSVPDDGTRISLCLPISQNAPSQHVSRARPITDWSDMRILVVDDEMEVRLGMQALLQTLGATVDLADSTQEALTLALANKPSVLLADWRLRSDDNGIDTIRTLRGIYPTLPALLISGDTAPDRLREANAAGITLLHKPVAANQLEEAVAAACNLQKQLIPAE encoded by the coding sequence ATGGCCACCCGCAACACGCTGGACGGCGAACTGCTGCAACTGCTTGCCAACCAGAGTGGCATCTCCATTTATCCCATGTCACTGGCGCTGGGCGCCGTGGCCTACTTCGCCAGCGATAACCTGCCCACCTGGGTATGGATCAGCTGGCTGCTGGTGTCGCTGGGTGCGTTGCAATTCCGTTCCTATCTGGTGCGCATTCTGCCCGATCTCGTGCGCTACTCCGAGCGCAGGCGACTGCAATGGGTGATGGCCTGCACCTGCATTAACGGTATTGTGCATGCCCTGCCGCTGGTCCTGATTGACACCTTTTCAAGTCTGGAGCGCGCCATTGTCACCATGCTGCTGATCGGTGCCAGTGCAATTTCAGTGACCACCACTGCCGGCTACCGACCCATCGCGCTCAGCTACAGCGTGCCCGCTCTGGGAACGGCCGCCATGACCTGGCTGGTGTGCGCCTGGATTCACCCCGACAGCCGCGCACCGGCGATCACCATTGCCGGCATGCTGATGTTGTATTTTCCCATGCTGCTGTATGTATCCGGCAACAGCTTCAGGGTGTTTGCCCGTTCCTTTCGCGAGCGGGTGGCGCAGACCGCGGTTAACACCCAACTGCAACTGATTCTGGAACAGGCAGAAACCGCCTCCAGCGCCAAAACCCGCTTTCTGGCTTCGGCCTCCCACGACCTGCGCCAACCGATTCATGCTCTGACGTTATTTTGTGCCGCACTGGCGCGCAAAAAACTGGATAGCGATGCCGCCGAGATAGTGCAACACATGGATGCGGCCTTATCGGGACTGGCCTCCCAGCTGGACTCGCTGCTCGATATTTCCAAGCTCGATGCCGGCGTGGTGGACATCAATCGCCAGACCTTTAATCTGCTCGACATGGCCGAGCGGCTGCAGGTGGAATTCAGCCCGGCGGCCGAGCAGAAAGGTTTGTCAATCTGGCTCGACTGCTATCTCGATGTGTACGTGGACACGGACCCGGGCCTGTTCGAACGCATTCTACGCAACCTGCTATCCAACGCCATCAAGTACACCGAACAGGGCCGCATTCTCATATCCATCAATGCCGAAGACGATCAGGCCACAGTGTCCATCGTGGATACCGGCCGAGGCATTCCCCGCAATGAACAGCGCCGGGTATTTGAAGAATTTTATCAACTGGAAAATCCCGAGCGCGATCGACGCAAAGGCCTTGGCTTGGGGCTGGCTATTGTCAAACGGCTGGTCAAATTGTTGGACTTGCGCTTCTCGCTCTATTCCGTGCCCGATGACGGCACGCGTATCAGCCTGTGCCTGCCCATCTCCCAGAACGCACCCAGCCAGCATGTTTCCCGTGCGCGCCCCATTACTGACTGGAGCGACATGCGGATTCTGGTGGTGGATGATGAAATGGAGGTCCGGTTAGGTATGCAGGCGCTGCTGCAGACACTGGGCGCCACCGTGGATCTGGCCGACAGCACCCAGGAGGCCCTGACGCTGGCGTTGGCCAATAAACCGTCGGTGCTACTGGCCGATTGGCGCCTGCGTAGCGACGATAACGGCATCGATACCATCCGCACCCTGCGCGGCATCTACCCCACGCTACCGGCCCTGCTGATCAGCGGCGATACCGCACCGGACCGGCTGCGCGAGGCCAATGCCGCCGGCATTACCTTGTTGCACAAGCCGGTGGCGGCAAATCAACTGGAAGAGGCGGTGGCAGCGGCCTGCAATCTCCAAAAGCAGTTGATCCCCGCGGAATAA
- a CDS encoding substrate-binding periplasmic protein, with product MKYTGLGCTLMLLMLLAMAGNAAAPVLRVSAVELPPFIYQSDYGPTGLIVDAMAEASLRTQLTFHIEFMPWTRAMSQMVTGDGDAIIPTQFKPERGALLLYPNTPAHTFKFVVLTRPELASDYKGKTASLFTGRFVQVRGASIGPVFDSLVASGRITPQLTNNFLSIGRMIAANRADYSVMPALSALYYQRKLGLSLALLAPAVDEHPVYVAFSKQSDYPEEAQQRWMDAFDQMAVDGTLARLEAYWVERLQSTEIR from the coding sequence ATGAAGTACACAGGCCTGGGCTGCACACTTATGTTGTTGATGCTGCTGGCAATGGCCGGCAATGCCGCGGCGCCTGTTCTGCGTGTGAGTGCGGTGGAATTACCGCCGTTTATCTACCAATCGGATTATGGGCCCACGGGACTGATCGTGGATGCCATGGCCGAGGCCAGCCTGCGCACGCAATTAACTTTCCATATCGAATTCATGCCCTGGACCCGCGCGATGAGCCAGATGGTCACGGGCGATGGCGATGCGATAATCCCCACGCAATTCAAACCCGAGCGCGGCGCCTTACTGTTGTACCCGAACACACCCGCGCACACATTTAAATTTGTGGTGCTGACCCGTCCTGAGCTGGCGAGCGACTATAAGGGCAAAACCGCCAGCTTGTTTACCGGCCGGTTTGTGCAGGTGCGCGGCGCCAGCATCGGCCCGGTGTTCGACAGTCTGGTGGCCTCCGGCCGTATCACGCCACAACTGACCAATAATTTTCTGTCCATCGGCCGGATGATCGCAGCCAACCGCGCCGACTACAGTGTGATGCCTGCCCTGTCGGCGCTGTATTACCAACGTAAGCTGGGGCTCAGCCTGGCCTTATTGGCACCGGCGGTGGATGAGCATCCGGTGTACGTGGCGTTCAGCAAACAGAGTGATTATCCGGAGGAGGCACAACAACGCTGGATGGATGCGTTCGACCAGATGGCAGTGGACGGTACCTTAGCCCGATTGGAAGCCTATTGGGTGGAACGTTTACAATCCACCGAGATCAGGTAA
- a CDS encoding serine/threonine protein kinase, whose protein sequence is MEHRNLQHFYINEEQSIYLLSHRDAKKLKSWLGLCEAQLRRLGYTGVSMIGKGAYGFVFSARDSDNRDYVFKFSRITLPQQVQDRLEDEGYMLSQVDLPGVPRFIEFQRVHGQSILMMERAPGVNLDDYARRVGRLSPRLLLKIASQLADILLGIRQQAAERDQAPIVHGDIKPSNLMWDESTETLRLIDWGAAVYAQLDADGNFAMQAGLNALSADLQQTNAKLGDIYFIGDDQLNGGLSSPRFDEQGAAGTLYALASGQSSRFGTEAIPPESLGLPKEFAHTLSNMLSPDKTLRDTAGNYFLRNMRHMKRIVTGTEKDLSNNDAQALLPITRYPKTHEVDTVVYSSRKSFLRREMDEETFRAIDPTELDKYYKNFLGGMGDTEKAFVLSVSHLGRYPLVGGLAIHWDAGGMHVDCSLNLYDESLRLAFNSAVNNMVHLGRAINKQGVFKSCIFDARKTLHVERKHSAEPFRVKPGARITFDIIASEDQSSRSHSYFEDGDDPDEMLTLPPEIMAPITEMNQIHHSGCIIFESLEKDLKIHNYLRLRDPGKADQFQACLDKILSNLHRIEGLGVSGFMKLPYRDTKYFPRQERLPERFLTPPSLSQKP, encoded by the coding sequence ATGGAGCACCGTAACTTACAGCATTTTTACATCAATGAAGAGCAGTCAATTTACCTGCTCAGTCATCGCGATGCCAAAAAACTGAAATCCTGGCTGGGCCTGTGCGAGGCGCAATTGCGCCGGCTGGGCTATACGGGCGTCAGCATGATCGGCAAAGGCGCCTACGGTTTTGTCTTTTCAGCGCGCGACTCCGACAACCGCGACTATGTATTCAAATTTTCCCGCATTACCTTGCCGCAACAAGTTCAGGACCGCCTGGAGGACGAAGGCTATATGTTGTCGCAAGTGGACCTGCCAGGCGTACCGCGGTTTATTGAATTCCAGCGGGTGCACGGTCAATCGATTCTGATGATGGAGCGCGCGCCGGGCGTCAACCTCGACGATTACGCCCGGCGCGTGGGCCGTTTATCGCCGCGCCTGCTGCTGAAAATCGCCAGCCAGCTGGCAGACATCCTGCTCGGGATCCGCCAACAGGCGGCCGAACGGGACCAGGCACCGATTGTCCATGGCGATATCAAACCCTCCAACCTGATGTGGGATGAAAGCACCGAAACCCTGCGCCTGATTGACTGGGGCGCGGCCGTGTATGCGCAACTCGACGCCGATGGTAACTTTGCCATGCAAGCCGGCCTCAATGCCCTGTCCGCCGACCTGCAACAAACCAACGCCAAACTCGGTGATATCTATTTTATTGGCGACGACCAACTCAATGGCGGCTTGTCTTCGCCGCGATTTGATGAACAGGGCGCGGCGGGCACCTTGTATGCGCTCGCGTCGGGGCAATCCAGCCGTTTTGGTACCGAGGCGATTCCGCCCGAGTCCCTCGGTCTGCCCAAAGAATTTGCCCATACCTTGTCCAACATGCTGAGCCCCGATAAAACGTTGCGCGATACCGCAGGCAATTATTTTTTGCGCAACATGCGTCATATGAAGCGTATTGTTACCGGCACGGAAAAGGACCTGTCAAACAATGACGCGCAGGCCCTGCTGCCCATCACCCGTTATCCCAAAACCCACGAAGTCGATACCGTGGTATACAGCTCACGCAAATCCTTTTTGCGCCGGGAAATGGACGAGGAAACCTTCCGCGCCATTGATCCCACTGAGCTGGACAAGTACTACAAAAATTTCCTCGGCGGCATGGGCGATACCGAAAAAGCCTTTGTGCTGTCCGTCAGTCATCTGGGCCGTTACCCGTTGGTGGGCGGCCTCGCCATTCACTGGGACGCTGGTGGTATGCACGTGGATTGCAGTCTCAATCTGTATGACGAGTCTCTGCGCCTGGCGTTCAACAGTGCAGTGAACAACATGGTGCACCTGGGTCGGGCCATTAACAAACAGGGGGTATTCAAAAGCTGTATTTTCGATGCGCGCAAAACCCTGCACGTGGAACGCAAGCACAGCGCCGAACCCTTCCGGGTCAAACCCGGTGCCAGAATTACCTTTGACATTATTGCGAGCGAAGACCAAAGCTCGCGCTCCCACTCCTACTTTGAAGACGGTGACGACCCGGATGAAATGCTCACGCTGCCACCGGAAATCATGGCGCCCATCACCGAGATGAACCAGATTCACCATTCCGGCTGTATTATTTTTGAAAGCCTGGAAAAAGACCTGAAAATCCACAATTACCTGCGCCTGCGCGACCCAGGCAAAGCCGATCAATTTCAGGCCTGTCTTGACAAAATCCTCAGCAATTTGCATCGCATAGAAGGGCTTGGGGTTTCGGGCTTTATGAAGTTGCCCTACCGCGACACTAAATATTTCCCCCGTCAGGAGCGATTGCCCGAGCGCTTCCTGACACCCCCAAGCCTGAGCCAGAAGCCATGA
- a CDS encoding DUF6962 family protein → MWVDSLTELTTAATDLLLALMALALAVFYRHHGNWSRVFGLLALGAGLGAVAHGLALPVGAITACWLVIYAALALLVAQFALIVIQDLWGPAAVRRATLPLLALAAGFWLYTSFVGDSFLPFIVYEVLAMGFALAGFSWQAWQRRAGAGWLVLGVLLTLVAAAVQALKLFTFTLIWPFDHNGVYHLIQMVALVPFWLGVRRLPVQR, encoded by the coding sequence ATGTGGGTAGACTCCCTAACTGAACTGACGACCGCGGCCACCGATCTGCTGCTGGCGTTAATGGCGCTGGCCCTGGCGGTGTTTTACCGGCATCACGGCAACTGGAGCCGGGTATTTGGTTTGCTCGCGCTGGGCGCTGGTCTTGGGGCGGTTGCCCATGGCCTGGCGCTGCCGGTGGGAGCCATTACAGCCTGTTGGCTGGTGATTTATGCGGCGTTGGCGTTGCTGGTGGCGCAATTCGCCTTGATCGTGATCCAAGACCTGTGGGGGCCAGCTGCAGTCCGGCGTGCCACCCTGCCTTTGTTGGCGCTGGCCGCAGGTTTCTGGTTGTACACATCATTTGTGGGCGACAGTTTCCTGCCGTTTATTGTCTATGAGGTGTTGGCCATGGGGTTTGCGCTGGCAGGTTTCAGCTGGCAGGCGTGGCAGAGGCGCGCCGGCGCCGGCTGGCTGGTGTTGGGCGTACTGCTTACGCTTGTGGCCGCTGCCGTGCAAGCGTTAAAACTATTCACCTTCACGTTGATCTGGCCGTTCGACCACAACGGCGTCTACCACCTGATTCAGATGGTAGCGCTGGTGCCTTTCTGGTTGGGGGTGCGGCGCTTACCAGTGCAGAGGTAA
- a CDS encoding DUF6482 family protein, translating to MNRFSVDHLSQQNLPVAVQVFSSEGDIYTARVTLPDGAEGIICNGQGENLMTRSLEAMRTSLADVTVTEAKLVHHMAYDEMIGMGESQASALPLHW from the coding sequence ATGAACCGCTTTTCCGTAGACCACCTTTCCCAGCAAAATCTGCCTGTGGCCGTACAGGTATTTTCATCCGAGGGCGATATTTACACTGCCCGCGTCACCCTGCCCGACGGTGCCGAAGGCATCATCTGCAATGGCCAGGGGGAAAACCTGATGACCCGCAGCTTAGAAGCCATGCGCACGAGCCTGGCCGACGTCACTGTCACCGAGGCCAAACTGGTGCATCACATGGCCTATGACGAGATGATTGGCATGGGCGAAAGTCAGGCGTCGGCCTTACCTCTGCACTGGTAA